The Spirosoma radiotolerans genome has a window encoding:
- a CDS encoding thiamine diphosphokinase encodes MSSHHIVREKQEPALLIANGEACSKELVGQLLEWSPTVVVLDSAIWRVFDLGIKVDVLLGDFDRNLDLDNIRAQQYPLDIVHAPDQNKTDLDKGVEYLIDQGYPAVNIIWATGRRADHTLTNMTNIVRYKDRIRIVMLDDHSRIFPLVGRFEKWYEAGTPISLIPVGTVTGFTSEGLTYNLQEATLKLGYFTSSSNEAAEDGFVRIEAKTGDLLIMECWD; translated from the coding sequence ATGTCATCGCATCATATTGTCCGGGAAAAACAGGAACCTGCCTTATTAATTGCCAATGGGGAAGCCTGTTCGAAAGAACTGGTAGGCCAGCTTCTGGAATGGAGTCCAACCGTTGTGGTACTCGATAGTGCCATCTGGCGTGTATTCGATTTGGGCATCAAGGTCGATGTGCTTCTCGGTGACTTCGACCGGAATCTGGATCTGGACAATATCCGGGCGCAACAGTACCCGCTCGATATTGTGCACGCCCCTGATCAGAATAAGACCGACCTCGATAAAGGAGTCGAATACCTGATCGATCAGGGCTACCCCGCCGTGAACATCATTTGGGCAACCGGCCGCAGGGCCGATCATACACTGACGAACATGACCAACATTGTCCGGTATAAAGATCGGATCCGGATTGTGATGCTCGACGATCATTCCAGGATTTTTCCGTTGGTTGGGCGGTTTGAGAAATGGTATGAAGCCGGAACCCCCATCTCGCTGATTCCCGTTGGCACGGTGACAGGCTTCACCTCGGAAGGGCTGACCTACAATCTTCAGGAGGCTACCTTAAAGCTGGGCTATTTCACGAGTAGCAGCAACGAAGCCGCTGAAGACGGCTTTGTCCGTATCGAAGCAAAAACGGGTGATCTGCTGATTATGGAATGTTGGGATTAG
- a CDS encoding iron-containing alcohol dehydrogenase family protein, whose translation MVVTPTQTTHKNFKGVEKTVFGRGSFSQLDEILAPHRVENEGYFVFLVDNYFKGKALEGQVPVHAEDLTYYISVEEHEPTTDQIDQLRDEILAKKGLPSGVVGIGGGSIMDIAKALSLMLTNEGSSTLYQGLNLIKKPGIYHVGVPTISGTGAEVSMTAVLTGPVKKLGLKCEWTVFNQIVLDPELIASVPRNWWFYTGMDTYIHCIESENGRMNNAYSHAYAEQSMKLCREVYLGPNSGQTPENDDKLMVASMMGGLSLTYSEVGVCHALSYGLSKILGTRHCYANCLIMNHLADYYPEGVAEFKEMVAYHQIDLPQGLSKDWSDDTITQMAHVSYNLPHMWLHAIGDNWQEVITIDVLKDLFRRL comes from the coding sequence TAGTTACACCAACACAAACCACGCATAAGAATTTTAAGGGCGTCGAGAAAACGGTTTTCGGACGGGGAAGCTTCTCGCAACTCGACGAAATCCTGGCTCCGCACCGGGTCGAGAATGAAGGCTACTTCGTTTTCCTGGTCGATAATTACTTCAAAGGTAAAGCCCTGGAGGGCCAGGTTCCGGTTCATGCCGAGGACTTGACCTATTACATCAGTGTTGAAGAACACGAGCCCACCACGGATCAGATTGACCAGTTGCGCGATGAGATTCTGGCCAAAAAAGGGCTGCCATCGGGTGTCGTTGGCATTGGGGGCGGCAGCATTATGGATATTGCCAAAGCGCTGTCGTTGATGCTCACGAACGAAGGGTCTTCGACGCTTTATCAGGGGCTGAACCTGATCAAAAAGCCGGGTATTTACCACGTTGGTGTGCCCACTATTTCGGGTACGGGCGCTGAAGTGTCCATGACGGCCGTCCTGACCGGCCCAGTAAAAAAACTGGGGCTCAAGTGCGAATGGACCGTTTTCAACCAGATTGTACTCGATCCCGAATTGATTGCCAGCGTGCCGCGCAACTGGTGGTTTTATACGGGTATGGATACGTACATCCACTGCATCGAATCGGAGAATGGCCGCATGAATAATGCGTATTCACACGCCTACGCCGAACAGTCGATGAAGCTTTGCCGGGAGGTCTATCTGGGACCTAACTCAGGCCAGACGCCCGAAAATGACGATAAACTCATGGTGGCGTCCATGATGGGTGGCCTGAGTCTGACTTATTCTGAGGTTGGTGTGTGTCATGCGCTCAGCTATGGGTTGTCCAAGATTCTGGGAACCCGGCATTGTTATGCCAATTGTCTGATCATGAATCACCTGGCCGACTATTATCCGGAAGGCGTTGCCGAGTTCAAGGAGATGGTGGCGTATCACCAGATTGATTTGCCGCAGGGCTTATCGAAGGACTGGAGCGATGACACTATTACCCAAATGGCCCATGTCTCCTATAACCTGCCGCATATGTGGCTGCACGCCATCGGCGATAACTGGCAGGAGGTGATCACCATCGACGTGCTGAAGGATTTATTCCGACGGCTGTAA
- the kdsA gene encoding 3-deoxy-8-phosphooctulonate synthase: MSQKIVRVGDIECGSDELFLISGPCVIEDEKIMMSVAEQLREIQERLGIKIIYKSSFQKDNRSSLNYYNGPGLDKGIKILAKVKEQFGFPLLTDVHYPDQCAPAAEVVDVLQIPAYLCMQTMLVVAAAQTGRVVNVKHGQFLAPENMKHPVKKIEDSGNEQIILTERGFTFGYNDLVVDPRSFYHMARTNYPVVFDVTHAIRKYGIPSADAKGGAREYLPVLARAGVASGVDGLFIESHTCPSEALCDAASQLDIRYLEEFMKPLIELHAVEVKYRNTLPELA, from the coding sequence ATGTCTCAGAAAATTGTTCGCGTTGGCGACATCGAATGTGGGTCTGATGAATTGTTTCTCATCTCGGGACCGTGTGTTATTGAGGACGAAAAAATTATGATGAGTGTGGCGGAGCAGCTTCGTGAAATTCAGGAGCGGCTTGGCATCAAAATCATTTATAAATCATCGTTTCAGAAAGATAACCGCTCCAGCCTGAACTATTACAATGGACCGGGCCTCGACAAAGGCATTAAAATCCTGGCGAAGGTGAAAGAGCAGTTTGGCTTTCCGCTCCTCACCGACGTTCATTACCCGGATCAGTGTGCGCCAGCGGCCGAAGTCGTCGATGTGCTGCAAATTCCGGCTTACCTCTGTATGCAAACCATGCTGGTGGTAGCAGCCGCTCAAACAGGCCGGGTTGTCAACGTGAAGCACGGCCAGTTTTTGGCACCGGAAAACATGAAACACCCGGTCAAGAAAATCGAAGATTCGGGCAATGAACAGATCATCCTAACCGAGCGGGGTTTTACCTTCGGATACAACGATCTGGTGGTCGATCCGCGTAGTTTCTACCACATGGCCCGTACCAATTACCCGGTTGTGTTCGACGTAACCCATGCCATTCGGAAATACGGTATCCCGTCGGCCGATGCCAAAGGGGGCGCTCGTGAGTACTTACCCGTACTGGCCCGCGCTGGTGTTGCCTCGGGTGTAGATGGTTTATTTATCGAGTCGCATACCTGCCCGTCGGAAGCGCTTTGCGACGCGGCCAGCCAACTCGATATCCGCTACCTGGAAGAGTTCATGAAGCCCCTCATCGAACTCCACGCGGTAGAAGTAAAATACCGCAATACACTGCCGGAACTAGCGTAA
- the kdsB gene encoding 3-deoxy-manno-octulosonate cytidylyltransferase, translating to MIIGIIPARYGSSRFLGKPLADIGGKSMIQRVLEQANQATSLAKVVVATDDERIAEAVRRIGFEAVMTRTDHPSGTDRCWEAYDRLKADGLITGSPSDYILNIQGDEPFIDPAQIDELASVLDGTIELATQMATVDSAAMLHDPKEAKIVINEQNEALYFSRSAVPYLWGVEPDRWHEQHAYHRHVGLYAYRADVLEQITQLPPSPLERVESLEQLRWLEAGYRIKLVATTYQTPSVDSPGDIEKILQSGLVVK from the coding sequence ATGATTATCGGAATAATTCCTGCTCGTTACGGCTCCTCTCGTTTCCTTGGCAAACCCCTGGCCGACATTGGTGGAAAAAGCATGATTCAGCGGGTGCTCGAACAGGCTAATCAGGCGACATCGTTGGCGAAAGTTGTCGTCGCTACAGATGATGAGCGTATTGCCGAAGCGGTGCGCCGGATCGGTTTCGAAGCCGTTATGACCCGCACCGATCACCCCAGTGGCACCGACCGCTGTTGGGAGGCTTATGATCGGCTGAAAGCGGATGGGTTGATCACGGGAAGCCCATCGGATTATATTCTGAATATTCAGGGCGACGAACCCTTTATCGACCCCGCTCAGATTGATGAATTAGCGTCTGTTCTGGACGGTACCATCGAACTGGCAACGCAGATGGCAACGGTCGATTCGGCCGCGATGTTGCACGATCCGAAGGAAGCGAAGATCGTTATCAATGAGCAAAACGAAGCGCTGTATTTCAGCCGGTCGGCCGTTCCGTATTTGTGGGGCGTAGAGCCTGATCGCTGGCATGAGCAGCATGCGTACCATCGCCATGTTGGGCTGTATGCGTATCGGGCGGATGTGCTTGAACAGATCACCCAACTGCCCCCTTCGCCCCTCGAACGGGTTGAGTCACTGGAGCAACTACGCTGGCTGGAAGCGGGTTACCGCATCAAACTTGTCGCTACGACTTACCAGACGCCAAGCGTAGATAGCCCAGGCGATATCGAAAAAATATTGCAAAGCGGTCTGGTTGTCAAGTAG
- a CDS encoding phosphatase: MTDIQQTFTALGGQFVTPVHILTEKLKAVRAIVFDWDGVFNDGIKTEAGSSSFSEVDSMGTNLLRFGFWLHHGGKLPAAAVITGVTNGLADALVRREHFHACYSQAKHKIDVLAHFLAEHNLQPHEVAFFFDDALDLSVAEVAGVRIMVRRNANPLFTNYVVQNGLVDYVTGSQSGQFAVREGCELMLGLLGLFDTVMAERLRYKPVYDQYYQQRQAVESSYWTVGVSGPERKRIEFV, encoded by the coding sequence ATGACTGATATCCAACAAACCTTCACCGCGCTGGGCGGTCAATTTGTAACCCCGGTTCATATACTGACCGAAAAGCTGAAAGCCGTCCGGGCCATTGTGTTCGACTGGGATGGCGTGTTCAACGATGGCATCAAAACGGAAGCGGGCAGTAGCTCATTCAGTGAGGTGGATTCGATGGGTACCAATCTGCTGCGTTTTGGCTTCTGGCTACACCATGGGGGAAAACTGCCAGCCGCAGCGGTCATAACCGGTGTAACAAATGGGCTGGCGGATGCGCTCGTGCGTCGGGAACATTTTCATGCCTGTTATTCGCAGGCCAAGCACAAGATCGATGTACTGGCCCATTTTCTGGCGGAACACAACCTTCAACCGCATGAGGTTGCTTTTTTCTTCGATGACGCCCTCGATTTGTCCGTTGCCGAAGTGGCCGGCGTCCGGATCATGGTGCGTCGGAATGCCAATCCACTCTTTACGAATTACGTCGTCCAGAACGGTCTCGTCGACTACGTGACTGGTAGCCAAAGCGGCCAGTTTGCCGTACGGGAAGGGTGTGAACTGATGCTGGGTCTGCTGGGTCTGTTCGATACGGTCATGGCTGAGCGGCTGCGCTACAAGCCTGTGTATGACCAGTATTACCAGCAACGGCAGGCGGTTGAATCAAGCTACTGGACAGTTGGCGTCAGTGGCCCGGAGCGCAAACGTATTGAATTCGTCTAA